Proteins encoded by one window of Arachis hypogaea cultivar Tifrunner chromosome 1, arahy.Tifrunner.gnm2.J5K5, whole genome shotgun sequence:
- the LOC112722270 gene encoding uncharacterized protein gives MLLFGQPGHLAGNCPKKKYETGRVQQLGGVYTTFAAGAEGSETLIRGNCEISGRVLNALFDSGTTHSFIAFEKANELGLRIVVLGYDLKLHNATHETIVTRLGCLQVSFRVKQREFVHDLICLPMSGLDLILRLDWLSKNHVLLDFSKKSVCFMLEGSEAPVVVNNYYLNSVIVNCSGTECQGIMLLTARVSGDDKSLAQILNVCEFHEVFPDDIDEFPPNREVEFAIELGA, from the coding sequence ATGCTACTTTTTGGACAACCCGGACACCTGGCTGGGAATTGTCCaaagaagaagtatgagactggtagAGTACAACAACTGGGGGGAGTGTACACTACTTTTGCAGCAGGTGCCGAGGGATCTGAGACCTTGAtcagaggtaactgtgaaatatcTGGTAGAGTTTTAAATGCATTATTTGACTCCGGgacaacacattcattcattgcatttgaaaaggctAATGAATTAGGGTTGAGAATAGTGGTCTTGGGTTATGATCTAAAGTTGCATAATGCTACTCATGAAACCATTGTGACTAGGTTAGGATGTCTACAAGTGTCATTCCGAGTCAAACAGCGTGAATTcgtgcatgatttgatttgtctgccaatgAGTGGTCTTGATCTCATCTTACGACTGGATTGGTTGTCTAAGAATCATGTCTTGCTTGACTTTTCTAAGAAATCAGTATGCTTTATGTTGGAAGGGTCAGAAGCGCCAGTTGTGGTGAATAACTATTATTTGAACTCTGTGATAGTAAATTGTTCTGGGACTGAATGTCAGGGcattatgttattaactgcgcGAGTTTCGGGTGATGATAAAAGCTTAGCACAGATTCTGAATGTTTGTGAGTTTCATGAGGTGTTTCCGGATGATATAGATGAATTTCCACCTAATCGGGAGGTTGAGTTCGCAATTGAATTGGGTGCCTAG